A genomic stretch from Achromobacter spanius includes:
- a CDS encoding UDP-N-acetylglucosamine 1-carboxyvinyltransferase gives MSSLIVHGGTPLRGRIIPSANKNAVLPILCATLLTDQPLTLHGVPDITDVRKILDIFRTLGSDVKLDESTRTLNLHHRNTTFDATQHRLPEEMRSSIMLVPPLLARFGVARLEDNVKGCTLGVREIDPHVDIFRSFGGEVERASGSLLVRSSGTLKATHHWLDYASVTTTENFVLCAAAAIGESSLTNAASEPHVQEFCRFMAMMGADIDGIGTSRLTVRGGARLGGGEFTFEEDFHEITTFLALGAITGGDVVVRNRTPGNFPLIDRTFAKFGVTIEHKDGWSRALRSDPLKVQTPFTSNVLTKVEAAPWPYFPVDLLPIFIALGVCAEGNAMFWNKVYDGALGWTGELTKFGAHVFSSDPHRVVTFGGMPLTPAVVESPYIIRVAIALFMVASSIKGRSEIRNATPIRRAHPQFVENLRSLGVQVEWASEE, from the coding sequence ATGTCCAGCCTCATCGTCCACGGTGGCACGCCCCTGCGCGGCCGCATCATTCCTTCGGCCAACAAGAACGCCGTGCTGCCCATTCTGTGCGCCACGCTCTTGACCGACCAGCCCTTGACGCTGCACGGCGTGCCGGACATTACCGATGTGCGGAAGATTCTCGACATCTTCCGCACGCTGGGCAGTGACGTGAAGCTGGACGAATCCACGCGCACGCTGAACCTGCATCACCGCAACACCACGTTCGACGCCACGCAGCACCGGCTGCCCGAAGAGATGCGGTCGTCGATCATGCTGGTGCCGCCGCTCTTGGCGCGCTTTGGGGTGGCGCGGCTGGAAGACAACGTCAAGGGCTGCACGCTGGGCGTGCGCGAGATTGATCCGCACGTGGACATCTTCCGCTCGTTCGGCGGCGAAGTGGAACGCGCCAGCGGGTCTTTGCTGGTGCGCAGCAGCGGCACGCTGAAAGCCACGCATCACTGGCTGGATTACGCGTCAGTCACCACTACCGAAAACTTCGTGCTGTGCGCGGCGGCGGCCATTGGGGAATCTTCTTTGACCAATGCGGCGTCCGAGCCGCACGTGCAGGAGTTCTGCCGCTTCATGGCGATGATGGGCGCCGATATTGATGGCATCGGCACATCGCGCCTGACGGTGCGCGGCGGTGCGCGGCTGGGCGGCGGTGAATTCACCTTTGAAGAAGACTTCCACGAGATCACGACGTTTCTCGCGCTGGGCGCGATCACGGGCGGTGACGTCGTGGTGCGCAACCGCACCCCGGGCAACTTCCCGCTGATCGACCGCACCTTCGCCAAGTTCGGGGTCACGATCGAGCACAAGGATGGCTGGTCGCGGGCGCTGCGCTCGGACCCGCTGAAGGTGCAGACGCCCTTCACCAGCAACGTGCTGACCAAGGTGGAAGCCGCACCCTGGCCGTACTTTCCGGTGGACCTGCTGCCGATCTTCATTGCGCTGGGCGTGTGCGCCGAGGGCAATGCGATGTTCTGGAACAAGGTCTATGACGGCGCGCTGGGCTGGACGGGCGAGCTGACGAAGTTCGGCGCGCACGTGTTCTCGTCAGACCCGCACCGTGTGGTGACCTTCGGCGGCATGCCGCTGACGCCGGCCGTGGTGGAAAGCCCCTACATCATCCGCGTGGCGATCGCCCTGTTCATGGTGGCCAGCAGCATCAAGGGCCGCTCGGAAATCCGCAATGCGACGCCGATCCGCCGCGCGCATCCGCAGTTTGTGGAAAACCTGCGCAGCCTGGGCGTGCAGGTGGAATGGGCTAGCGAAGAATAA
- a CDS encoding DUF1295 domain-containing protein yields MTPGMQALMVAVVAVGLMTVGWRWQRRHHNAGIVDAMWASGMALAAVLLALTGPGAAIPRVLLAVLGGVWAGRLAWHIWRRVRHGEEDGRYRALRAHWNGHQGKFALFFLAQAGLVVFMSLPFIAVAANPEPRMTPWLWLGLLVWIVSVAGETIADRQLDAFRDNPANRGRTCRQGLWRYSRHPNYFFEWLHWFSYVALAVGADLAWLAWLGPIAMFIFLRWISGIPYTEAQALRTRGDDYRQYQRTTPMLFPWFPKRESADSTHANAKGE; encoded by the coding sequence ATGACGCCCGGCATGCAGGCGCTGATGGTGGCGGTCGTGGCCGTGGGGCTGATGACCGTGGGCTGGCGCTGGCAGCGGCGCCATCACAACGCGGGCATTGTGGACGCGATGTGGGCGTCGGGCATGGCGCTGGCCGCCGTGTTGCTGGCGCTGACCGGCCCCGGCGCGGCCATCCCGCGCGTGTTGCTGGCCGTGCTGGGCGGCGTGTGGGCGGGCCGGCTGGCGTGGCACATCTGGCGGCGCGTGCGCCACGGCGAGGAAGACGGCCGCTACCGCGCCTTGCGCGCGCATTGGAACGGGCACCAGGGCAAGTTTGCGCTGTTCTTCCTGGCGCAAGCGGGGCTGGTCGTGTTCATGTCGCTGCCCTTCATCGCGGTGGCCGCCAACCCCGAGCCGCGCATGACGCCGTGGTTGTGGCTGGGCCTGCTGGTTTGGATCGTGTCCGTGGCGGGTGAAACGATTGCCGACCGGCAGTTGGACGCTTTCCGCGACAACCCGGCCAACCGTGGCCGCACCTGCCGCCAGGGCCTGTGGCGTTACTCCCGGCATCCCAATTACTTTTTCGAATGGCTGCACTGGTTCAGCTATGTGGCGTTGGCGGTGGGCGCCGACCTGGCCTGGCTGGCTTGGCTGGGCCCCATCGCCATGTTCATTTTCCTGCGCTGGATCAGTGGCATCCCCTACACCGAAGCGCAGGCGCTGCGCACCCGGGGTGACGACTACCGCCAGTACCAACGCACCACGCCGATGCTGTTCCCCTGGTTTCCCAAGCGGGAATCGGCGGACTCAACGCATGCCAATGCAAAGGGCGAATGA
- a CDS encoding alpha/beta hydrolase codes for MRSAATVAVLAALLLLTLTACSPLAVLNGAVPDNANRVVADVAYGADPRQRLDIYAPPGVQQPPVVVFFYGGSWRNGSRADYKFVGDALASRGILAVIADYRLYPDVAYPDFLDDCARAVAWTLQHVAEYGGDPGRVFVAGHSAGGYNAAMVALDPRWLERHGASPSMLRGWIGMAGPYDFLPIVASSLKPVFHFPGTPPDSQPIAHVTPNAPPALLMAGMADTTVDPHRNTEGLAAALQAARVPVTLVRYDGLGHALLAGALARPLRWRAPVLDDLAGFVLDPSDAQRRSDK; via the coding sequence ATGCGTAGCGCGGCCACGGTGGCCGTGCTGGCGGCCTTGCTGCTGCTGACCCTGACTGCCTGTTCGCCGCTGGCCGTGTTGAACGGCGCGGTGCCCGACAACGCCAACCGCGTGGTGGCGGACGTGGCCTATGGCGCCGATCCCCGCCAGCGCCTGGATATCTACGCGCCGCCCGGCGTGCAACAGCCGCCCGTGGTCGTGTTCTTCTACGGCGGCAGTTGGCGCAATGGCTCACGCGCCGACTACAAGTTTGTGGGCGACGCGCTGGCCTCGCGCGGCATCCTGGCCGTGATCGCGGACTACCGTTTGTACCCCGACGTGGCCTACCCGGACTTCCTGGACGATTGCGCCCGTGCCGTCGCCTGGACGCTGCAACACGTGGCCGAATACGGCGGCGACCCCGGCCGGGTCTTCGTGGCCGGCCATAGCGCGGGCGGCTACAACGCCGCCATGGTCGCGCTGGACCCGCGCTGGCTAGAACGCCATGGCGCGTCGCCATCCATGCTGCGCGGCTGGATCGGCATGGCCGGCCCGTACGACTTCCTGCCCATTGTGGCCAGCAGCCTGAAGCCCGTGTTCCATTTCCCGGGCACGCCACCCGACTCCCAGCCCATTGCCCACGTCACGCCCAACGCGCCGCCCGCCTTGCTGATGGCGGGCATGGCCGACACCACCGTTGACCCCCATCGCAACACCGAAGGGCTGGCCGCCGCCTTGCAGGCCGCTCGGGTGCCCGTGACGCTGGTGCGTTACGACGGCCTGGGGCATGCGCTGCTGGCTGGGGCGCTGGCGCGTCCGCTGCGATGGCGCGCGCCGGTGCTGGATGACTTGGCGGGTTTTGTCTTGGATCCGTCGGATGCGCAGCGCCGATCGGACAAGTAG
- a CDS encoding TRAP transporter large permease, protein MEFLTANMAPIMFATLVVFLLMGFPVAFALAANGILFALIGIELGLLNAALFQALPQRIFGIISNDTLLAVPFFTLMGLVLERSGMAEDLLETIGQLFGTVRGGLAIAVVFVGAMLAATTGVVSASVISMGLISLPIMLRYGYDRRLASGIIAASGTLSQIIPPSLVLIILADQLGRSIGDMYRGAIVPGFLLAGTYVAFVIIKSYLKPDSAPALPEEARSFREANGTRGGRSLLVLMVISALSAYFVGQYIEADTAPVDEQIVLSLLIWGLTAFIIAGVNKVFKIGMLSALAERVTFVMIPPLFLIFLVLGTIFIGVATPTEGGAMGAVGAILMAMIRGRLTLKLMKQAMDTTTKLSTFVVFILVGSTVFGLTFRGVNGDLWVEHLLVSLPGGEMGFLIAVSVLTFVLAFFLDFFELAFIIVPLLGPVADKLGIDLIWFGVLLAVNMQTSFMHPPFGFALFYLRSVAPKDRYKDKVTGKMIEPVTTGQIYRGSIPFIIIQLTMVAAVLAFPGLVMHYKSDEAKVDASKVKIEVDTSYGTSTYGGGDPGADFK, encoded by the coding sequence ATGGAATTCTTGACTGCAAACATGGCCCCCATCATGTTCGCCACCTTGGTGGTGTTCCTGCTGATGGGCTTTCCCGTGGCCTTCGCGCTGGCGGCCAACGGCATACTTTTCGCACTGATCGGCATTGAACTGGGCCTCTTGAACGCCGCGCTGTTCCAGGCGCTGCCGCAACGCATCTTCGGCATCATCTCCAACGACACTTTGTTGGCGGTGCCATTCTTTACCTTGATGGGGTTGGTGCTTGAAAGATCAGGCATGGCCGAGGACCTGCTGGAAACCATCGGCCAATTGTTCGGCACCGTGCGCGGCGGCCTGGCGATTGCCGTGGTCTTCGTGGGCGCCATGCTGGCCGCCACCACCGGCGTGGTGTCGGCATCGGTGATCTCGATGGGCCTGATTTCCTTGCCCATCATGCTGCGTTACGGCTACGACCGCAGGCTGGCCAGCGGCATCATCGCCGCGTCCGGCACGCTGTCGCAGATCATCCCGCCGTCGCTGGTGCTGATCATCCTGGCCGACCAGTTGGGCCGTTCCATCGGCGACATGTACCGTGGCGCCATCGTGCCCGGCTTCCTGCTGGCGGGCACCTATGTGGCGTTCGTCATCATCAAGTCGTACCTGAAGCCCGACTCGGCGCCCGCGCTGCCGGAAGAGGCGCGTTCGTTCCGCGAAGCCAACGGCACGCGCGGCGGGCGTTCGCTGCTGGTGCTGATGGTGATCTCGGCGCTGTCCGCGTACTTCGTTGGCCAGTACATCGAAGCCGATACGGCGCCGGTGGACGAGCAGATCGTGCTGTCGCTGCTGATCTGGGGGCTGACCGCCTTCATCATTGCGGGCGTCAACAAGGTCTTCAAGATCGGCATGCTGTCGGCCCTGGCCGAGCGCGTCACGTTCGTGATGATCCCGCCGCTGTTCCTGATCTTCCTGGTGCTGGGCACGATCTTCATCGGCGTGGCAACGCCCACCGAAGGCGGTGCCATGGGTGCCGTGGGCGCCATCCTGATGGCCATGATCCGGGGCCGGCTGACGCTGAAGCTGATGAAGCAGGCCATGGATACCACTACCAAGCTGTCCACCTTCGTGGTGTTCATCCTGGTGGGCTCCACGGTGTTCGGCCTGACCTTCCGTGGCGTCAACGGCGACCTGTGGGTGGAACACCTGCTGGTCAGCCTGCCCGGCGGCGAAATGGGCTTCCTGATTGCCGTCAGCGTGCTGACCTTCGTGCTGGCCTTCTTCCTGGACTTCTTTGAGCTGGCCTTCATCATCGTGCCGCTGCTGGGTCCGGTGGCCGACAAGCTGGGCATCGACCTGATCTGGTTTGGCGTGCTGCTGGCGGTGAACATGCAGACTTCGTTCATGCATCCGCCCTTCGGCTTTGCGCTGTTCTACTTAAGATCGGTCGCGCCCAAGGACAGGTACAAGGACAAGGTCACGGGCAAGATGATCGAACCCGTCACCACGGGCCAGATCTACCGCGGTTCCATCCCGTTCATCATCATCCAGCTGACCATGGTGGCGGCGGTGCTGGCGTTCCCCGGCTTGGTCATGCACTACAAGAGCGATGAAGCCAAGGTTGACGCCAGCAAGGTGAAGATCGAGGTGGATACGTCCTACGGCACCAGCACCTATGGCGGTGGTGATCCGGGGGCGGACTTCAAGTAG
- a CDS encoding SAM-dependent methyltransferase, protein MRSPSDSERLALNDACVPEAAQALSLTERLLRRRLLDQLGHLQGGRLLIDDAMGSVELGSAELGNVDTGSAEPGEQGATAGRPLRLRVQDPAFYGAIARHGSVGGGESYGDGHWHCNDLVGLIRLLVRNRDLLDGMERGMARLGGMAMRALHACRRNTRAGSRRNIAAHYDLGNEFFRLFLSDDMMYSSALWAGDDDTLEQASTRKLDVICRKLDLRPGQRVVEIGTGWGGFALHAARHYGCHVTTTTISREQHALATERIRRAGLQYRVDVLLQDYRDLNGQFDKLVSIEMIEAIGAAYLPAYFAKVGDLLKPDGVALIQAITIEDHRYAQALKAVDFIKRHIFPGSFMPSIQAMLQAKTRASDLSLVHLEDFGLSYARTLEAWRDRFMARLDAVRAQGFDERFIRLWEFYLAYCEGGFRERAIGVSHLLLARPGAMPTTARWATS, encoded by the coding sequence ATGAGATCCCCCTCCGATTCCGAACGCCTGGCGCTCAACGATGCCTGCGTGCCCGAGGCCGCGCAGGCCCTGTCTCTGACCGAACGCCTGCTGCGTCGGCGCTTGCTGGACCAACTGGGGCATTTGCAGGGCGGGCGGCTGCTGATTGACGACGCAATGGGCAGCGTCGAACTGGGTAGCGCCGAACTGGGCAACGTCGACACGGGCAGCGCCGAACCAGGCGAGCAGGGCGCAACAGCCGGCCGGCCCCTGCGGCTGCGAGTGCAAGACCCGGCGTTCTACGGCGCGATCGCCCGCCACGGCAGCGTGGGCGGCGGCGAATCCTATGGCGACGGCCATTGGCACTGCAATGATCTTGTCGGCCTGATCCGCCTGCTGGTGCGCAACCGCGACCTGCTCGACGGGATGGAACGCGGCATGGCGCGGCTGGGTGGCATGGCGATGCGGGCGCTGCACGCCTGCCGACGCAACACGCGCGCGGGCAGCCGCCGCAACATTGCCGCGCACTACGACCTGGGCAATGAATTTTTCCGCCTGTTCCTGTCAGACGACATGATGTATTCGTCAGCGCTATGGGCAGGCGACGACGACACGCTGGAGCAGGCCTCCACCCGCAAGCTGGACGTGATCTGCCGCAAGCTGGACCTGCGGCCCGGCCAGCGCGTGGTCGAGATCGGCACGGGCTGGGGCGGCTTTGCGCTGCACGCGGCGCGCCACTACGGCTGCCACGTCACCACCACCACGATCTCGCGCGAACAGCACGCGCTGGCCACCGAGCGCATCCGCCGCGCCGGCCTGCAATACCGCGTGGACGTGCTGCTGCAAGACTATCGCGACCTGAACGGCCAGTTCGACAAGCTGGTGTCCATTGAAATGATCGAGGCCATCGGCGCCGCCTACCTGCCGGCGTACTTCGCCAAGGTGGGCGACCTGCTCAAGCCCGACGGCGTGGCGCTGATCCAGGCCATCACCATTGAAGACCATCGCTACGCGCAGGCGTTGAAAGCGGTGGACTTCATCAAGCGGCATATATTCCCCGGCAGCTTCATGCCGTCCATCCAGGCCATGCTGCAAGCCAAGACGCGCGCCAGCGACCTAAGCCTGGTGCACCTGGAAGACTTCGGCCTGTCTTATGCGCGCACCCTGGAAGCGTGGCGCGATCGGTTCATGGCCCGCCTGGATGCGGTGCGTGCGCAGGGTTTTGACGAACGCTTTATTCGCCTGTGGGAGTTCTACCTGGCGTATTGCGAAGGCGGCTTTCGTGAACGCGCCATCGGCGTGTCGCATCTGCTATTGGCGCGGCCGGGGGCCATGCCCACGACGGCGCGCTGGGCTACGTCATGA
- a CDS encoding TRAP transporter substrate-binding protein produces MQRRSFLKKATLGAAAGGATLAAPAIAQEAPTLNWRLASSFPRSADAIYSGGESVAKYVSEATGGKFSIRVFPAGEIVPALQVLDGVQNGTIECGHSASYYYYGKDPVLSFDAAVPFGLNTRQMNSWMRHGDGLALLRDVFKAYNIVNFPCGYTGTQMGGWFRKEIKTVDDLKGLKFRVSAFAGAVLSRLGVVPQQIAGGDIYPALEKGTIDAAEWIGPYDDEKLGFNKVAPHYYYPGWWEGTLQVSLYVNQDAYNKLPKQYQAILAQASAAATNDMIAKYDAENPAALRRLIAQGAKLQSFPKPVMDACFAESVKLYDEMSAKSPVFKKVYESMKNFRDNELPWFRVAEGSYDSYMGTINRGK; encoded by the coding sequence ATGCAACGCCGTTCCTTTTTGAAGAAAGCCACCTTGGGGGCCGCTGCAGGCGGCGCCACCCTGGCGGCGCCCGCCATCGCCCAGGAGGCCCCCACTCTGAACTGGCGCCTGGCGTCCAGCTTCCCCCGTAGCGCCGACGCCATCTATTCCGGCGGCGAAAGCGTCGCCAAGTATGTGTCCGAAGCCACCGGCGGCAAATTCTCCATCCGCGTGTTCCCGGCAGGTGAAATCGTCCCGGCGCTGCAAGTGCTGGACGGCGTGCAGAACGGCACGATCGAATGCGGCCACAGCGCGTCGTACTACTACTACGGCAAGGACCCGGTCCTGAGCTTTGACGCCGCCGTGCCGTTTGGCCTGAACACCCGCCAGATGAATTCCTGGATGCGCCACGGCGACGGCCTGGCGCTGCTGCGCGACGTCTTCAAGGCCTACAACATCGTCAACTTCCCCTGCGGCTATACCGGTACGCAGATGGGTGGCTGGTTCCGCAAGGAAATCAAGACGGTGGACGACCTGAAGGGCCTGAAGTTCCGCGTCAGCGCCTTCGCGGGCGCCGTGTTGTCGCGCCTGGGCGTGGTGCCGCAGCAAATCGCTGGCGGCGACATCTACCCGGCACTGGAAAAGGGCACCATCGACGCGGCCGAATGGATCGGCCCCTACGATGATGAAAAGCTGGGCTTCAACAAAGTGGCCCCGCACTACTACTACCCGGGCTGGTGGGAAGGCACGCTGCAAGTGTCGCTGTACGTCAACCAGGACGCCTACAACAAGCTGCCCAAGCAATACCAGGCCATCCTGGCGCAAGCCTCGGCCGCGGCGACCAACGACATGATCGCCAAGTACGACGCCGAGAACCCCGCCGCGCTGCGCCGCCTGATCGCCCAGGGCGCCAAGCTGCAATCGTTCCCCAAGCCCGTCATGGACGCGTGCTTTGCCGAATCGGTCAAGCTGTACGACGAAATGAGCGCCAAGAGCCCGGTGTTCAAGAAGGTCTACGAAAGCATGAAGAACTTCCGCGACAACGAACTGCCCTGGTTCCGTGTTGCTGAAGGCAGCTATGACAGCTACATGGGCACGATCAACCGCGGCAAGTAA
- a CDS encoding DUF1415 domain-containing protein has protein sequence MISTSDAYANVVAETRHWLTQAVIGLNLCPFAKAVQVKDQIRFAVSDATDAEGVLTDLQDELALLAETDPEKIDTTLLIIPDALDDFLDFNDFEELSDRLLKRMRLVGELQVATFHPQFQFADTQADDIENYTNRAPYPILHLLREDSIDRAVESFPDASEIYEKNIDTMKKLGLEGWKKLMTKA, from the coding sequence ATGATTTCGACTTCCGATGCTTATGCCAATGTGGTGGCTGAAACCCGCCACTGGCTGACTCAGGCCGTGATCGGCCTGAATCTTTGCCCGTTCGCCAAGGCGGTTCAGGTCAAGGACCAGATCCGCTTTGCCGTCAGCGACGCCACCGACGCCGAAGGGGTGCTGACCGACTTGCAGGACGAACTTGCCCTGCTGGCCGAGACCGACCCCGAAAAGATCGACACCACCTTGTTGATCATTCCCGACGCGCTGGACGATTTTCTGGATTTCAACGATTTCGAAGAACTGTCCGACCGCCTGCTTAAACGCATGCGGCTGGTGGGCGAATTGCAGGTGGCCACGTTCCACCCGCAATTCCAGTTTGCCGACACGCAGGCCGACGATATCGAAAACTACACCAACCGTGCGCCGTACCCCATCCTGCACCTGCTGCGGGAAGACAGCATCGACCGCGCGGTGGAGTCGTTTCCGGACGCCTCGGAAATCTATGAGAAGAACATCGACACGATGAAGAAGCTGGGCCTGGAAGGCTGGAAGAAGCTGATGACCAAGGCTTAA
- a CDS encoding TRAP transporter small permease subunit — protein MNALLALSRLIDSINTVVGRCVTWLTLVVVVVSAGNAIVRKVFQVSSNGWLELQWYLFGAIFLLAAGYTLLRNEHVRVDVLSSRLPRRKQIYIDIFGVIFFLMPACLLITYLSWPVFMDSFLTNEQSSNTGGLVRWPVKLLIPVGFALLVLAGLSHLIKCVGFLMGKCPDPGARPSEISAEEALALEIAEEARLREERALAAQGGKQPDGARGQNGQDGR, from the coding sequence ATGAATGCCCTATTAGCCCTATCCCGTTTGATCGACTCGATCAATACGGTGGTTGGCCGGTGCGTGACGTGGCTGACGCTGGTCGTCGTCGTGGTCAGCGCCGGCAACGCCATTGTGCGCAAGGTCTTCCAGGTCAGCTCCAACGGCTGGCTGGAATTGCAGTGGTACTTGTTCGGCGCCATCTTCCTTCTGGCGGCCGGCTACACGCTGCTGCGCAACGAACACGTGCGCGTGGACGTGCTGTCGTCGCGCCTGCCGCGCCGCAAGCAGATCTACATCGACATCTTCGGCGTCATCTTCTTCCTGATGCCCGCCTGCCTGCTCATCACCTACCTGTCGTGGCCGGTGTTCATGGATTCGTTCCTGACCAATGAGCAGTCGTCCAATACCGGCGGCCTGGTGCGCTGGCCCGTCAAGCTGCTGATTCCGGTCGGCTTCGCCTTGCTGGTGCTGGCCGGCTTGTCACACCTGATCAAGTGCGTGGGTTTCCTGATGGGCAAGTGCCCCGACCCCGGCGCGCGACCCTCCGAAATTTCCGCTGAAGAAGCCCTGGCGCTGGAAATCGCCGAAGAGGCGCGCCTGCGCGAAGAACGCGCCCTGGCGGCGCAAGGCGGGAAGCAGCCAGACGGCGCCCGCGGCCAGAACGGACAGGACGGACGCTGA
- a CDS encoding lipocalin family protein, whose translation MPKSKRFAGLTVLAVLAALAGCSSPPPMPAVDNVDIKRFMGDWYVIAGIPTWPERQSYNAVESYALLPDGRIQTTFRYRHGGFDAKVKTMRPVGTVEPDTGNAIWGMQFIWPIQAEYVIAYLDDDYQQTIIGRSKRDYVWIMARTPSLPPADYARLVEKVRELGYDTAELRQVPQQWPEQGPDPRTYPDAADATR comes from the coding sequence ATGCCGAAATCCAAACGCTTTGCCGGGTTGACCGTACTTGCAGTGCTTGCCGCGCTGGCAGGTTGCAGCAGCCCGCCGCCCATGCCAGCCGTGGATAACGTCGACATCAAGCGCTTCATGGGCGACTGGTACGTGATCGCCGGCATTCCCACCTGGCCCGAACGCCAGTCGTACAACGCCGTCGAGTCCTACGCCTTGCTGCCCGATGGCCGCATCCAGACCACCTTCCGCTACCGCCACGGCGGCTTCGACGCCAAGGTGAAAACCATGCGCCCGGTGGGCACCGTGGAGCCGGACACGGGTAACGCCATCTGGGGCATGCAGTTCATCTGGCCCATCCAGGCGGAATACGTCATCGCGTATCTGGACGACGACTATCAGCAAACCATCATCGGCCGCAGCAAGCGCGACTACGTCTGGATCATGGCGCGCACGCCCAGCTTGCCGCCGGCCGACTACGCTCGCCTGGTGGAGAAGGTGCGCGAACTGGGCTATGACACGGCGGAATTGCGCCAGGTGCCGCAGCAATGGCCAGAGCAGGGGCCCGACCCGCGCACGTATCCAGATGCTGCCGACGCCACACGCTAA
- a CDS encoding SAM-dependent methyltransferase — MTTATLNDSRLASDRPAPGLLGLAERGLVPDALMRHGIRRLCAQRLREEQADGPAGQARRYQQLIDELRTSPVAIHTDAANTQHYELPADFFKLCLGRQLKYSGCYYPTGRETLDQAEAAMLELTGLRAELMDGQRILELGCGWGSLTLWMAERYPSARITAVSNSASQRQHIQAQCRARGLLNVEVITCDVNTLDLPPSAFDRCVSVEMFEHMRNYQDLLARIGSWLRPGGKLFVHLFAHRSLMYPFETEGADNWLGRHFFTGGIMPSVDTLLWFQRDLRIQARWLVDGRHYERTANHWLANQDAHRADVMQVLEQAYGASLAGLWFHRWRMFWMACAELFGYQDGQAWMVAHYRFERPE; from the coding sequence ATGACGACCGCAACTCTCAACGATTCCCGCCTGGCTTCCGACCGGCCGGCGCCCGGCTTATTGGGCCTGGCCGAACGCGGCCTGGTGCCCGACGCGCTGATGCGCCACGGCATCCGCCGCTTGTGCGCGCAGCGTCTGCGGGAGGAACAGGCGGATGGCCCCGCGGGCCAGGCGCGGCGCTACCAGCAACTGATTGATGAACTGCGCACCAGCCCCGTCGCCATCCACACCGACGCCGCCAACACCCAGCACTACGAGCTGCCGGCCGACTTCTTCAAGCTGTGCCTGGGCCGGCAGTTGAAGTATTCCGGCTGCTATTACCCCACGGGCCGCGAAACCCTGGACCAGGCCGAAGCCGCCATGCTGGAACTGACCGGCCTGCGCGCCGAACTGATGGACGGCCAGCGCATCCTGGAACTGGGCTGCGGCTGGGGATCCCTGACGCTGTGGATGGCCGAACGCTATCCCTCGGCGCGCATTACGGCGGTCTCGAATTCCGCCTCGCAGCGGCAGCACATCCAGGCGCAATGCCGCGCGCGGGGGCTGCTGAACGTCGAGGTAATCACCTGCGACGTCAACACGCTGGACCTGCCGCCGTCCGCCTTCGACCGCTGCGTGTCGGTGGAGATGTTCGAGCACATGCGCAACTACCAAGACCTGCTGGCGCGCATCGGCTCGTGGTTGCGCCCGGGCGGCAAGCTGTTCGTGCACCTGTTCGCGCACCGCAGCCTGATGTACCCCTTCGAAACCGAGGGCGCCGACAATTGGCTGGGCCGGCATTTCTTCACGGGCGGCATCATGCCGTCGGTGGACACCTTGCTGTGGTTCCAGCGCGACTTGCGCATCCAGGCGCGCTGGCTGGTCGACGGCCGTCATTACGAGCGTACCGCCAACCATTGGCTGGCCAACCAGGATGCGCATCGGGCCGACGTCATGCAGGTGCTGGAACAAGCCTATGGCGCGTCGCTTGCTGGCTTGTGGTTCCACCGCTGGCGCATGTTCTGGATGGCCTGCGCCGAACTGTTCGGCTACCAGGACGGGCAAGCGTGGATGGTGGCGCATTACCGCTTCGAGCGACCGGAATAG